A section of the Hevea brasiliensis isolate MT/VB/25A 57/8 chromosome 17, ASM3005281v1, whole genome shotgun sequence genome encodes:
- the LOC131175301 gene encoding uncharacterized protein LOC131175301 — protein sequence MDCEHGCVAEKRGVVSVLHGDEFFFNRVISRNPSVGCSSRVFYYRSGAEGVPFQWEMQPGTPKDPPKEEIIPPLSPPPAVLSLGLPKPCIGIDQEPSKFSLRSRLKFWKHIKKTKRGSRLGSRSENAAGVSDTFERFEFCSSDGEFMMRNSPRNSSTSSSSSSLSSSNGHYIQSSRSESPARDSMQGIYACSPWNFTSILVSVARRV from the coding sequence ATGGATTGTGAGCATGGTTGTGTTGCAGAGAAAAGAGGAGTAGTTTCAGTTCTTCATGGAGATGAATTCTTCTTCAACAGAGTTATTTCAAGAAATCCTTCTGTGGGTTGCTCTTCTCGTGTGTTCTACTACAGATCAGGTGCAGAAGGAGTTCCATTTCAATGGGAAATGCAGCCAGGGACTCCTAAAGATCCACCAAAGGAAGAAATCATTCCACCACTTAGCCCTCCACCGGCGGTGCTCAGCTTAGGCCTACCAAAGCCATGCATTGGCATTGATCAAGAACCTAGTAAGTTTTCATTAAGATCAAGGCTTAAGTTCTGGAAACATATCAAGAAAACCAAACGAGGATCTCGGCTCGGGAGTAGATCAGAAAATGCTGCTGGTGTCTCTGATACGTTTGAAAGATTTGAGTTTTGCAGCTCTGATGGTGAGTTTATGATGCGGAATTCTCCACGGAATTCaagcacttcatcttcttcatcttcacTGTCTTCTTCTAATGGCCATTACATTCAGTCCTCAAGATCAGAGAGTCCTGCTAGGGATTCTATGCAGGGAATTTACGCCTGCAGTCCTTGGAATTTTACTTCTATTCTTGTATCTGTTGCGCGAAGAGTTTGA